A genomic stretch from Sphingobacterium sp. ML3W includes:
- a CDS encoding glycosyltransferase family 39 protein: MKKHIILVSLILLKFIIQYQLISPIYDLHRDEFLHLDQANHLAWGYLSVPPLTSWLSYLIKILGNSVFWIKFFPALFGALTILIVWKTIEELKGGLFALVFGTCCVIFSVLFRLNTLYQPNSFDVLSWTLIYYFIIKYLNSGHNKWLYFIAVTFALGFLNKYNIAFLILGLIPAIIAVPERKVLFNSKLYYSILIAFLIILPNLIWQYMNNFPVLYHFKELAETQLINVNSWSFIRSQFLFFFGTFPVIGFGLHALLCYPAFRKYRLFFLSFLITIGIFLFLKAKDYYAIGIYPIYFAFGSVYISTLLENKAGRILKSLLIALPPVFFIPVYILTFPNRSPQYIANHPEKYRKIGMLTWEDGKDHQLPQDFADMLGWRELAQKVDDIYRKMPNPQNTLILCDNYGQAGAINYYSKLGIRAVTFNADYINWFDFSHVFCNLIRIKNSRENQSEMNETAPYFVQSIRSDSITNKYAREYGTVIFTFINAKININQRVKNEVEQEQRQHMLPVK, translated from the coding sequence ATGAAAAAACATATTATTCTAGTCAGCCTTATCCTGCTGAAATTTATCATTCAGTATCAATTGATAAGTCCAATATATGATTTACATCGGGATGAATTCTTACATTTAGATCAGGCCAATCACTTGGCTTGGGGATATTTATCAGTTCCACCGTTGACCTCTTGGCTTTCCTATCTCATCAAGATTTTAGGAAACTCCGTGTTCTGGATCAAATTTTTCCCTGCACTGTTTGGAGCGTTGACCATTCTTATCGTCTGGAAAACCATTGAAGAACTCAAAGGAGGTCTTTTTGCTTTGGTATTTGGTACATGCTGTGTTATTTTTTCAGTCTTATTTCGTTTAAATACGTTGTATCAACCCAACTCTTTTGATGTCCTGTCATGGACATTGATTTATTATTTTATCATAAAGTATTTAAACAGCGGACATAATAAATGGCTATACTTTATTGCAGTCACCTTTGCTTTGGGATTTTTAAACAAATATAATATCGCTTTTTTGATCCTAGGACTTATACCGGCCATTATAGCTGTTCCAGAACGTAAAGTATTATTCAATAGCAAACTTTATTATAGTATTCTAATTGCTTTTTTAATTATCCTGCCTAATTTAATCTGGCAATACATGAATAATTTCCCTGTTTTATATCATTTCAAAGAACTTGCTGAAACCCAGCTTATCAATGTCAACAGCTGGAGCTTTATCCGATCTCAATTTCTATTTTTTTTCGGAACTTTTCCTGTTATTGGCTTTGGATTACATGCTTTATTATGCTATCCCGCATTTCGAAAATATCGGCTATTCTTTTTGTCTTTTTTAATTACAATCGGTATTTTTCTATTTTTAAAAGCTAAAGACTATTATGCAATCGGTATCTATCCCATTTATTTTGCTTTTGGTTCAGTCTATATTTCAACACTTTTAGAAAATAAAGCGGGAAGAATTCTAAAATCTCTTTTAATTGCACTTCCCCCTGTTTTCTTTATTCCTGTTTATATACTGACATTCCCCAACAGAAGTCCACAATATATTGCGAACCATCCCGAAAAATACCGCAAAATTGGTATGTTGACTTGGGAAGACGGTAAGGATCATCAACTTCCACAAGATTTTGCGGATATGCTGGGATGGCGGGAGCTCGCCCAAAAAGTAGATGACATTTATCGCAAAATGCCCAATCCACAAAATACACTCATCCTTTGTGATAACTATGGTCAGGCGGGCGCTATAAATTATTATTCCAAACTTGGAATCCGTGCAGTCACCTTCAACGCAGACTATATCAACTGGTTCGATTTTAGTCATGTGTTTTGCAACTTGATTCGTATAAAAAACTCAAGGGAAAACCAATCTGAAATGAATGAAACCGCTCCTTATTTTGTACAATCTATACGCTCAGATTCCATTACAAACAAGTATGCAAGAGAATATGGAACTGTGATTTTCACATTCATCAATGCAAAAATCAATATCAACCAACGAGTCAAGAACGAAGTCGAACAAGAACAACGACAACATATGTTGCCCGTTAAATAA
- a CDS encoding putative glycolipid-binding domain-containing protein, whose amino-acid sequence MKTVLWQGVAFHSLEYFNIQENDDHYVVASKIIGSYRKKIYSIYYQLIINKQWEIEEFLIDSEVNRTKNILTGKKTDINWEINHFDNPSFRGFQYIDISLTPFTNTLPINNLQLKIGDSKEIDIIYIDLINSDITPVRQRYTRTHLYEYLYENIVSDFTARIQVDENGLVLNYPGLFEKIAGN is encoded by the coding sequence ATGAAAACAGTATTATGGCAGGGAGTCGCTTTCCATTCCCTGGAGTATTTCAACATACAGGAAAATGATGATCATTATGTTGTAGCATCAAAAATTATAGGTTCCTATCGGAAAAAAATTTATTCGATCTACTATCAACTGATTATAAATAAACAGTGGGAGATCGAAGAATTTCTTATTGATTCCGAGGTCAATAGGACCAAAAACATCCTAACTGGAAAAAAAACGGATATCAATTGGGAAATCAATCATTTCGACAATCCAAGCTTCAGGGGTTTTCAATATATAGATATTTCTTTAACTCCCTTTACAAACACGCTACCGATAAACAATCTACAGCTTAAAATAGGTGATTCAAAAGAAATAGATATCATCTATATCGACCTAATAAACAGCGACATCACTCCCGTTCGGCAACGTTATACAAGGACACATTTATACGAATATCTGTATGAAAATATAGTCAGTGATTTTACAGCCCGTATTCAGGTGGATGAGAACGGACTGGTCCTAAACTATCCCGGTTTATTTGAAAAGATAGCTGGAAATTAG